CGCCGTGGACTGGGGCACCAAGCACTTCGGCGTAGCGATCTCCGACCCGAGCCGTCTCATCGCACAACCTCTGACGACCCTGAGCCGGCGCGCGCACCATCGTGCGCCGGTGGCCAAGGTAGTGGCGCTGGCCGAAGAACACGGCGTGACGGACGTCGTGGTCGGCCTGCCGCTCACGCCGGAGGGGGAGGAGGGTGAATCGGCCCGCGAGGCGCGAGCGTTCGGCGAGGCGATCGCGGCGCGTTCGGGCCGGAAGGTCAGCTTCGTGGACGAGCGGCTCTCCACGGCGCACGCGATCAAGTCGGCGCGTCGGGCGGGCGTGAAGGACAAGGACTCACGCGCGCGCATCGACCAGATGGCGGCCGTCGCGATCCTCCAGTCATGGCTCGATGCACAGCGGGGTCATGCGCGCCCGTAGGGTCTCGCCGCTGCTGGTGCTGCTCGCCGCCGCCTGCGCCGAGCCCGCGCCCACCGCGCTCAGGGCCAACGTCTACATCCCGCGCGGCTCCTCGTTGGCGGCCGTCACCGATTCGCTCGTCGCTCACCGCGTCGTGACCTCATCGTGGCAGTTCCGGATGTACGCGCGCGTTCGCGGCCTGGCTCGCCGGGTGCGACCGGGGCTGTACGAGTTCGCCGAGGGGGAGCGCTGGACCACCATCGTGAGTGCGCTGGAGAGCGGTCGCACGCACGATTTCCTGTTCACGGTGCCCGAGGGGCTCACGGTGGCCGAGATCGCCGACCTCGCGGCCGAGAAACTGCGGCTGGCGCGCGACTCGATCCGTACCGCGGTGCGGGACTCGTTCCTCGCCGCGGCGCGCGATCCCGCCCTGCGCCAGGAGTTCGGCATCGACCTGCCGCGCGGCGTCAAGGAACCGCTCGAAGGCTATCTGCTCCCGGAGACGTACCGCGTCGCCTACGACGAGACGCCCCGGGACCTGGTGATGCAGATGACGCGCCAGTTCTTCCATCTTTGGGACACCGCCTGGGACCGGCGCGCGGAAGAGCTCGATCTCACCCGCCACCAGGCCGTGACGCTGGCGAGCATCGTCGAGTCGGAGGCGCGGATCGGGTCGGAGCGGCGCCTCATCGCCGGGGTCTACCTCAACCGGCTGCGGCGGCGCATGCTGCTCCAGGCCGACCCCACCGTGATCTACGCGCTCGACAAGCCGGTCCGCCGCGTCCTCTTCCGCCATCTCAAGATCCGCTCCCCGTACAACACGTATCTCCATCCGGGGCTTCCGCCGGGGCCCATCTCCAACCCCGGCCGGGCGAGCCTCGAGGCGACGCTGAACCCGCAGGAGCACAACCTCCTTTTCTTCGTGGCGAGACCCGACGGGCGCCACATGTTCTCGCGCACTCCGGGGGAACACGTGGACTCGGTGGCGGTGTCGAGGGTGCTGCGCACCGCGTTCGAGAAGACCCGCGACAGCCTCGCGGCGCTCGGGTGGGGGGGGGGGCGCGACACGCTGCGCCCATGACCTACAGTGGCCTCGCCGAGGCGTTGCGCCTCATCGTCATCCTCGACGTGGACGCGGCACGAGGGCGCGATCCCGCGGAGCTCGCGGGCCAGGCGGCGAAGGGCGGAGCGACGATGCTCCAGGTGCGTGCGAAACGGCTCTCGGCGAGCGATCTCGCGAAGGTGGTGCGGCGCGTCATCGCCGCGGCGGGCGGTGTTCCCGTGACGGTGAACGACCGGCTCGACGTCGCCCTTGCGACGAGCGCCTCCGGATGCCATCTGGGCCAGGACGACTTCCCGATCGCCGAAGCGCGGCTGATGGTCCCACCCGGATTCATCCTGGGCGGCTCGGCGGGCAATGAATCGGAAGCGCGGCTCGCGGCCGCCGAGGGCGCTCACTACCTCGGCATCGGCCCGATACATGTCACGGGCAACAAGCCGGATGCGGGTGAGGCCATAGGTGTGGAGGGCTTCGCGCGGATACGCGAGGCCGCGCCGTCGCTCCCCGCCGTGGCGATCGGCGGGGTCACCGCGGCGGACGTCGCGGCGCTGCTCGAGGCCGGGGCCGCCGGGATCGCGGTGATCGGGGCGGTGTTGGGCGCGGAGGATGTGGAGGCGGCGACCCGGAAGATGAGAGAGGCGTTGAAGAACGAAAGGCGTTGAAGGTTGAAGAGAGAGCAGCGTTGAAGCCCGCGGCGACCGTCACGGTCACGCCGAAGGGGGTCGGCGGGCTGCGGGCCGGCCACCCCTGGATCTATCGCACCGACCTGCGCGAGACGGAGGCCGCTTCGGCGGGCCTGGTGCACCTCGCGGACGAGCGCGGCAAGCCGCTCGGTACGGCACTCTACTCGCCCGCTTCGGAGATCCGCGCCCGATGGCTCGCCCCCGCCGGCGTGACGGTGGACGCGGCGTGGTGGCGCGGGATGATCCGCGCCTCACTGGAACGCCGAGCCGGCATCACCGACACGGCTTATCGCGTCGTGCACGCCGAAGGGGACGGACTCCCGTCGCTGATGCTGGACCGCTATGGCGACTACGCCGTCGCCCAGCTGCTGTCGGCGGGGCTTGAGGCGGTCCGCGGTGACGTGATCGACGCGATCCGCGTAGTGCTCGCGCCGAAGGGCCTCCTGCTCCGCAACGACGCGCCGGTGCGCGAGCGCGAGCGGTTGCCGCGCGGCGTGGAGCCGGTCTTCGGCGAGGTCCCCGAACGCGTGGAGTTCGTGGAGGGCGGGCTCACGTTCGCCGCCGCGCCGTGGACGGGCCAGAAGACCGGCGCGTTCCTCGACCAGCGCGAGAACCACGCGCTGGTGCGCCGACATGCGCGCGGGCGCTGCCTGGACGGGTTCGCGTATCACGGCGGCTTCGCCCTGCACCTCGCGGCCGGCGGCGCGACCGACGTCACGGCCATCGAAAGCTCGGCCGACGCACTGCGCGGGCTGACGGAGAACGCGGCGCGCAACGGGATCACCAACGTGCGTGGGGTCGAGGTCAACGCGTTCGACTGGCTCAAGCCGGAAGCGGGGAGCGGCGCGCGCTACGACGTGATCGTGCTCGACCCGCCCGCCTTCGCGAAGGACAAGCGGTCGCTGCCGCGGGCCATGGCCGGCTACAAGGAGCTGAACCTGCGCGCGATGCAACTGCTCGCGCCGGGAGGGCACCTCTTCACCGCGTCATGCTCGCACCACGTCCACCGCGGCGACTTCTTCGCGATGCTCGCTGACGCCGCGGCTGACAGTGGGCGGCGCCTTGCGCTGGTCGAGATCCGCGGTGCCTCTTCCGATCACCCGGAACTCATCACGGTCCCCGAAACAGGCTACCTCAAGGCGGCGCTGCTCCGGGCCGTGGACTAGCGGCGATACCTCAGCGCGCCACCCGCATCACGAAGCCCACCACCGCCGGCACCAGCTCCGGCACCAGTGGCAGCGTCGGGTCGGTGTACGTCGCCGCCTGAGCGGCCGCGTCCGCCCGCTCCGCGCGCACGAAAAGGTGATTGGCCGCGGGGATGATGCGCACGTCCGCGTCCGGTCGCGCGGCGCGCAGCGCCTCGGCGTCGGCCACCCGGACCTGGATGTCGGTCGCTCCCTGGAGCACCAGCAGCGGCACGCGGAGGCGCCGCGCCTCGCCGGCGGGGTCGATGTCGAGCGCGGTCTGGACGAAGCGCCGCGCCGATGGCGGGAATAGCACGCGCAGCTCGGTACGGATCTCCGGCATCGGACCGTCGCCCAGGTAGGCGTCCATGAGGCGCTCGAACTCGGCGACCCCCGCGGCATCCATCTGGCCGGCGAGCTGCTCGTGCAGCACCGCGCGGAACGGCCGGCCGAGGCCGGCCATCATCACTACGCCGGCGACGGGCGCCCCGCGGTTGGCCGCGCGCGTCGCGAGTCCGGCGCCCTCACTGTGGCCGATGAGCACGACCCGCGAGAAGCGGCCGTCCGCCGCGAGCGCGCGGGCCCCGGCCACCGCGTCATCCGCGAAGTCGTCGAAGGTGACCGGCGCACTGCTCGCAAGAACGGAGCTTCCGCCCAGCCCTCTCTTGTCATAACGCACGCTCGCTATCCCGCGCGCGGCCAGGTCCCACGCCAGCTTCTTGTAGGTATCGGTCCTGAGGCCCATCGCATTGTTGCCGTCGCCGTCGGTGGGCCCCGAGCCCGCGATGATGAGCACGACCGGCACGGGTCCGGTCGCGGCGGCCGGGCGTGTCATCGTGCCGGCCAGCCGTTGTTGGCCGTTGACCCACGTGAACTGCTCCTCGACGACTCCCGCCGGCGGCGGCGCCGCGGCTCGATACTCGAGCGGCCGCGACGCGCTGACGCTCTCGGCGGGCGCGCGCTGGACCACGAGCGTCTGCGACGGGACCGTCGCCGAGTCCATGGAGCCTTCGGGCGTGAGCGCCACGGTGACCGTCGTGCCCGCGATCGTGACGCTCGCCTGCGACCCCGTGCGGGCGAGCGCGACGTCCAGCACGGCCGCGTTGTCCACCAGGAAGGTGGATACGGTCTCCTGGCCTCCGGCGCGGACGGCCGGCCGCCGCACCATCGCGTCGACGTGCGAGAACAGCAGGTTCTGCATCACCGTGCGAGGCCGCCCGATGGGACGCGAGCCCGGGTTCGCATTCTGGCCCGAGGTCACCCACGACACCGAGTCGGCGCCGAAGGTGGCCCGCACCCCCTGAAGCTCCTCGCCGGTGGCGATCTGGTAGACGTGCAGGACGTACTCGACCGGCTCGAACCGGTCGTCGTACACCGTCCGCGCGACGAGGCGGCGGCCCACGGCGCCCACGTCCGCCGTCGCCTCGAGCGTCGTGCCGCTCCAGCGGTAGACCTCGTTCGCGATCTCGCGTCCACCCTGGAGCACGCGGAACGCGCCCGTCTGGGCCTGGCAGTCGAGCGGCGGGATGAACGTCACGGCGGCGAGGAAAAGGTGCGATGCCCGCATTCTACTGCCTCCCGTCATACGGAAATCCCGATCCTATCAAGAAAAGCCCCCACGTGCTTCTCCGTCACATACCAACTTCCCAGCGCGGGCCTCGCCCCGCCGTGCCAGTCCGACCCTCCGGTGACGATCAGGCTGTGGACCCGAGCCTCCAGCTCCAGGGCGATGGACACCGCGGGGTCCATGGACGGCCGCAGCGCTTCGACGCCTCCCAGGCCGGCCTCCGCGAGCCGCGCGAACGCCTTCGCGTCCTCGAGCCGCGGGTGCGCCCAAACACTGCACCCTCCAGCCTCCCTCCCGGCAGCGATCGCTTCGCGCACATCCGGGCCGTGGCTCGGCACGAACGCCGGTGCGCCGTCACGGATGTAGCGGTTGAACGCCTCCTGGAAGTTGGGCACGGCGCCTACTCGAACCAGCGCCCGGGCGATGTGAGGCCGGCCCACGGACGCGCACCCTTCCTCGACCGTCACATCCTCCGACGTGATTCCCACCCCGAGCGCCTGGAGGCGCGAGACGATCGCGGCAACCCTCTCGCTCCGCGTCCTCGCCGCCCGATCCGTGAACGCGGCCAGGCTCGCGTGGTCCGGGTCCACTCCGTATCCCAGCAGATGGACCTCGGCCCCGTCCAGGCTGCTCGTCAGCTCGACGCCGGCGATCACGATCGGACCACCGTCGGCCCCCGCCGCCCGGCGCGCGGGGCTGATTCCCGCCGTGGTGTCGTGATCGGTCAGGGCGATGGCGTGCAGGCCGGCCCGGCGGGCGGCCTGGACCAGCGCCGCCGGCGCGAGCGACCCGTCGGAGCAGGTCGAGTGCAGGTGCAGGTCGAGGTGCATAGGAGTTGACTTGTCCGGCCTGAAATCTAGCTTGTGGCCATGACAGCGTCGCGCTCCGTCGCGATCCAGCGCGTCTTCCTTGGCCTCCTGATCGCCAACCTGGCGGTCGTGGGGGCCAAGGTCGCGATCGGGACCAGGACCGGATCGCTGTCGGTCCTGGGCGACTCCATCCACGCCTCGGTGGACGCGCTCAACAACATCATCTTCATCGCGCTGATGCGGCTCGCGGGCTCGGCTCCCGACGAGGACCACCCATATGGCCACGGCAAGTTCGAGGTCCTGGGGGCCCTGGGCATCGTCGTCTTCCTCTCCGTTTCGTGCTTCGAGCTGCTGAAGGGCGCGGCGTGGCGGCTGCTGAGCGGCGCTCCCTCGCCCATCCTCACCAACTTCGACCTGGCCCTCCTGGGCGCCACGCTCGCGGTGAACATGTGGGTGGCCTGGTATGAGGCCAGTCGAGGCCGCGCGCTGGGGAGCGAGCTGCTCCTGGCCGACGCGGCCCACACCCGCGCCGACGTCTTCATCACGGTGGGCGTGATCGGCGGCGCGGTGCTGGCCCGCGCGGGCGTCCGGAACGTGGACCCCGTCGTGGCGATCGTCATCACCTTCCTCATCGTGCGGATCGGCTACCAGATCGTTCGGCGCGCGGTGCCGATACTGGTGGACGAGGTCGCGCGGGAGCCCGGGAAGATCCGCGCCACCGCCGAGGGCGTGCAGGGCGTGGAGGCGGCCTATCACATCCGCTCCCGCTCCTCCGCGGGCGTCATCTTCGCCGAGCTGACGATAGGTGTCGCGGGCGCGCTCGCGGTCGAGCGGGCGCACGAGATCGCCGACGCGGTCGAGACCCGTCTCAAGAACGACCTCTCGCTCGACGAGGTCGTGGTGCACATCGAGCCGTGCTGAACACCGCCGAGCCCCGCCGCCCCAAGCGCACGCCGCGCAGCCTCCGCTCCGAGTACGAAGAGTTCATAGACCAGCGCATCGAGGAGTACAAGGACGCGCTGCCGCGCGCGGAGATCCTCGGCATCGGCGATGAGGCCGTGCAGGAGCTGAGCCGGAGCCAGCAGTTCCAGCTCACCGAAGTCGTCCTGACCGAGCAGGTAGACGCGATCATCCGCCGGCGGCTCAAACTGCCGACGTTCCGGCGCTGGCGCGAGGGCCACATCGCGCGGCGCACGGCGCAAACGGAGCCCTCGCACTGGGGCCTCGCGCCCCACGAGCCGGTCGTCGCGCTCGGCGAGGCCATCGAAGACCAGGACTCGATCCTGGTGATCGGCGCGTCGGACGGCGCGTGCGCGCTCTTCCTCGCCGCCAAGGGCGCGGAGGTGACGGTCGTGGACCCCGGCCTCATCGCCATCGGGGGGCTCGAGAACCGCGCCATCGTCGAAGACCTGGGCGGGCGAATAATGTGCCGCGTCGAGGGCCTGGCCCGATTCACTCCCGAGGGGTGCCCCTTCATCGCCTGTGTCATCGAAACGATCGCCATCGCCAACCTCTCGGTGCCGGACCGCGCCGACCTCATCCAGCGCCTGAAGACGGCCACCCCCGATGAAGGCCGCCACGTAGTCATGCCCGGCTCCCCGATGCGCGGCGGCGGGGTGTCGAGCCTCTCGAGCGACGCGCTCCGCTCCCTCTACTCAGATTGGTCCGTTTTGCGTCCACCCCTCGGCAGCGGCAGCGCATCCGGCCGTCGCCCCCGGAACGTCGGGTTCATCGCCATTCGAACCGAGTCGCGTCAGAGTGAAACGCCCATGGCTGTGTCGAAATGACGCAGACTGCAGTATCGGTGGGGTCACAAAAGACGTTAAAGAGTTGAAGGTTAAAGAGATAAAGACGTTGAAGGTCAGGCACGCGACATGCGACCAGGGAGATCAGGCTCGACCGACGATCGGTCGGCGCCTCTCCCTAATAGCGAGACGCGGGTATGGCGACGGCAAGCGTGACACTCACCCACCAGGAGCCCATGGGCCTCGTCGTGCAGGACGGCGGCGAAGACCACAGTCATCCGCGGATCATGATGTGGTACTGGGCGGACGAGAAGGGCGCGGACGAGGTCGAGCATCGCGATCACTGAGAGGCGTTGAGGGTTCGACCTTCAACGCCTTCTTTCCTGCAACCCATTTCAGTGCCCCACCTCCGCGCGCGCGTCGGCAGGCAAGTACCGAAGCACCCGTCGCACCGGAACCGAGAAACCCAGACCCTGCCCTTCGCTCAGGCCCCCGAAATGCACCGCGATCACGGTGCCCTCCGCATTGAAGATCGGGCTGCCTGAAGCGCCGCGGAAGGTAGTGCCGCCGAACCTGATGTACTCGGCCGTGACCTGAGAGATGATGCCGGCGAACATCGACGTCCGCACGAAGCGCGTCTGATCGAAAGCGAGCTGGGTGCCGTAGGGAAAGCCGATGAGCGCAGCCGGACCACCCTGATGAACTCCCGTGCCCTGCCAGTCCACCGACCGGACCACGTCGCCGCGGTAATTGCGGATCCTGAGTACCGCGATGTCGGGCTCGTTCGGCGCGCTCACGGCGATCAGGTCGGCGGGGAGCGGCGTGCGCGTGTCGGCCATGATCACGTCGATCGACCGCGGAGTGGCACCGGCGTCACCCTGCACCACGTGCCGGTTGGTGACGAAGTACCCCGACGGCGTGATGACGAAGCCGCTCCCCATCACGGAGTCGATGCCGGTGCGCACGATCACGAGACCCACGGCGCGCTGGTTCTCGAGCGCGACGCGCGCGAAGTCGGCGGAGGCGCCAGAGCCGCCCTCCGGTTCCGGCCGAGCGGCACGCGTCTCGGCCGCGCGAAGCCTGCGTTCGAGGCTGTCGATGACCGCGCGGTTCACGCTCGACCGGCGCGCCGACGCGAGGTCGCGCTGGAGGCTGATGAGCTCGTCCTGCGCGCGCCGCCGCTGCTCGCTGGCCTCCCGGATCTGTACCGCGAGCGCGTGCTCGGTGGATGCCAGCCTCGATTCGGCCGCCGCGGTGCGCTTCGCGGCCGCCTGGTACACGTAGATGGCCGCGGCGAAGAAGCCGACCATTCCTCCGAGGACGGTCACCCGGAACGCGACCGACGACTCGCGCGCCATCTGCCGCGCCATCGCCCGCATGAAGACGCCGGTCTTGACCGCCCCACCCTCGCGCGCCATGGACTGGGCGGCCTGCACCATGCCGGCGAGGGTCTTGGGCGGCTGGAGTTCGGGGTGGTACGCCGCGCCCTCCCCCTCCGCCATCATCGCCGGGCCGAGGATGCGGACCTCGAAGAGGGGGCCGTGCCAGCCGAGCATGATGCGGTCGCCGACGCGCAGCATCGCCTTGCCGATGATCTGGGTGCCGTTGACGAACGTGCCGTTCTTGCTCTCGAGGTCGGTGATGGTGGCCGCGCCGTCCCCGGCGATCTCCACGACGGCGTGCCGCTTGGAGACGACGGTGTCGGCCACCGTGCGGAGCGGGATGGTGCACGTCGCCGCGCGGCCGACGAGGATCTCGTCGCCCATCCCGATCAGGTCCTCGCCTCCCGACACCCGGCGGAGCCGGAGCAGCGGCTGCGAGACGTCGATCGGTCTCTCCTGCTGGGTGCGCTTGATCTCACCCGGCACCGTGACCCGGAAGCCCGGGCCCCGTTGGCCGAGGGAGAAGCGGTCGCCGCTGCGGAGCCGCTCGGATGCCGCGAGCTTCCGGCCGTTGAGCCAGGTGCCGTTGGTGCTGCCGAGGTCCTGGATCCACCAACTGCCGTCGCCCTCGCGCCAGAGCCGTGCGTGGAGGGCGCTGACGAGGCTCTCGTCGTCGGGGAAGGTGACGTCGAGCGCCGGATCGCGGCCGATGCGGGCGCCGGCGGGCTCGATGGTGACGTCGGTCCTGCGGCGTTCGTCGTGGAGGATCACCCGGAAAATATAGGACGGGGGGCCTGAAACTGCGCGGGGCCGGCAACCTTCGCCGGCCCCTGTGCATCACTCGCAGCAGCTACTTCTTCTTCTTGCCGCCCTTTTTGGCCGTCTTCTTCGCGGCCTTCTTCTTCTTGGCTGCCATTTTGATGGCCCCCTAAGAAAGGTGGAACATCCCGCCGGCCCGAAGTGGACGGCGGTAAGACATCAGGGGCGCACGAAGCGCCGGCTCTCGATGGGATGCGTGTTGTTGAGGGAAGAAACGACTGGAGAAGAGACACCACCGTGACCGCGACTCGATGCGACTTGCTCCGTCGCCCGCGCGGCCGGACTACTCTTCGATATGGACTTTCGGCGCAAAGCCGCCAACCAATTCCCTCCGCTGAAGCCGTAACGTCTTGGACGCCAATATATAACACTGCTGAAAACGCGCAATACTTTTTCTCACGCGAGTTTGCCCTCTGCGCCGGCCGTCAGACCGCGTCGGAGACCGACTGGAAGTTGAAATCGCGCGTCTTGATCGCCGGCACGACGATGGCGCCGCCGATGTCTCCGGACTCTGACGCCGAGACGCGCACCGGCCTGCCGAGCATCTCGAGGTTGGACAGCATCGTCACCGGACTCTCGTTGAACCGGAAGTTCTTGACCGCCCGCGTGACGCGCCCGTTCTCGATCAGGAAGGTCCCGTCGCGCGTGAGACCGGTGTAGAGGGCCGTCCTGGGATCGAGGCCGCGAATGTACCAGAAGCGCGTGACCAGGACGCCGCGGTCGGTCGAGCGGATGAGGTCGTCGAGCGACGCCTCGCCCCCGACCATCTTGAGGCCCCCGCCGCCACCACCGAAACCACCGAAGCCGCCGCCGGTGGGCCGGACGTTCTGCCGCTGCGCCCAGAACCGGTCGTAGTTGAGGTTCCGAAGCACGCCGTTCTCCACCCACGTCACCCGCTCGTTGGGCTGCCCGTCGCCGCCGAAGGGCGCCGCGAGCAGGTCCGGGTCCCACGGATCGGAGAACAGCGTGACCCGCGGGTCCACCACCGGCTCGCCGATCTTGTTCCCGCCCCCGCGCTTGGAGAAGAACGACCGCCCCTCGTCCGCCTGGCGCGCGCTCATGGCGCCCGCCAGCAGCTGGACCAGGTTCGCCACCGCCGTGGGCTCGAGGACGACCGTGTAGCGGCCCGGCTCGATCGCGACCGGGTTGCGCGAGTCGCGCGCCTTGCGCAGCGCGATCGCCGCCAGCTCGGAGGGGTGCGCCTGCCCCCAATCGTTGTGCGAGGTGCCCGCCCACCCCGAGCCGGTGCCGTCCGCCGTGCGCACCGTAGTGGTGTACCCGAACGCCGTTGACCGATGGTAGCCGAAGAGCCCGCGGTGGTTCGCCACCGCGAGCGACCCGGCGTTCTGCGCCAGGAAGCCCGCCGCCTGGAGGTTCTCCCGGCGCGATGGACCCAGCACCGCCATGGTCGCCTCGGCCCGGCCGGCGGCGTCGAGGTTCGCCGTGGTGTCGAAGAACGCCGGCACGTCGCGATAGGTCTGCGGCTCCAGCTCCGGCATCGCCTCGGCGTCTTCCGGGGCGAGCCGCGCCAGCGCTTCCGACGACTGGACCACCCGCTGGAGCCCGGCGTCGGTGAGGAGGTTGGTCGAGGAGGACGCGCTCCGGCGCCCGAAGGTCGAGCGGACGCTGACGGAGGCGTTCACCGACTCGCCGCCGGTCGAGAACTGGTTGGCCGCGAAGCGCGTGTTGGCTTGGAGCCCGGAGTTGACGCTCACCCGGCACGACTCGGCATGGCTCAAGGCCAGCACCCGGTCGGTGATCGCCTTCATCTCGTCCCGCGTCAGGATCGCGCTCACAGGCCACGCCCCGTGTTGATCACGTTCACGTTGCGGAAACGCGCCGGGACACAGCCGTGGCTCACCGCATTCGACTGCCCGGGCTGCCCCTTCCCGTCGTTGAACGAGCCACCGATGAAGTACGACCGCCGCCCGCCGATCAGGTCCATCGAGTTCCAGAACTCGGGGGTGCGCGCCTGGTAGGTCACGTCCTTCAGCATCCCCACGATGCGCCCGCCGCGGATCTCGTAGAAGACCTGCCCGCCGAACTGGAAGTTGTAGCGCTGGTGGTCGATCGAGTAGGCGCCGCGACCGAGGATATAGATGCCGCGGTCCGTCGCGGCGATCAGGTCCTCGGCCATGAGGTCGGGTTCGCCGGGGAGGAGCGAGACGTTCGGCATCCGCTGGAACTGCACGTCGTCCCACCCCTGCGCGTACGAGCAGCCGTGGGAGCGCGTGACGCCGGTGAGGTTCGAGATCCACGCCACCTGCTCGCGGGTGGTCTGGTAGTCCTTCACGATGCCGTTCTGGATGAGCAGCCACTGGTCGGCCGGGACGCCGTCGTCGTCCCACCCGATGGTGGCGAGCGCACCCTCCTGCCGGCGGTCCGCCTGGATGTTCATGAGGTCGGTGCCGTACCGGAACTGGTTGATCATCCGCTCCGGCGGTGCGACGAAGCTGGTGCCGGCGTAGTTGGCCTCGTAGCCGAGGGCGCGGTCAAGCTCGAGCGGGTGCGCGACCGACTCGTGGATCGTGAGCCAGAGGTGGTTCGGATGGAGGATGAGGTCGTAGCGGTCGGGGGTCACGGTGCGCGCGCTGAGCTTCTGCACCGCCTCTTCCGCCCAGCGCGGCGCCTGCTCCACGAACCGGCTCTGCTCGAGGTGCTCGTACCCCAGGCCCATGGCCTGCACCTCGTCGGAGGCGCGGCTCTGGAAGTCGGAGTTGTCGGACGCTACGGCCGTGACGTTCATCCCCGGGTTCGACCGGTAGATGGACTGGACGGTGAAGGTGCCGTCGGTATTGGCGTAGGTCCGCTCGTCCTTCACGAAGAACATGTTCGAGTTGACGAACCGCGCGCCTCGCACCCGGAGCGCTTCGGCGTTGGCGCGGAGCAGCAGGTCCACCTTCTGCTCGATCGGCACGGTGAACGGGTCGATGCGGATCGGGCTCGCCCAGCGGCCGTCCGGGACCGGGTCGGACGGGGCGAGGACGACGGGCCGCTGGGTGGCCCGGCGGTTGGCGCGCGCCTGGGCGGCGGCGGCTCGGGCCACGCGCTGGACCTCGACGCGCGAGAGGTCGCTGCTCGCCGAGAAGCCCCAGGCGCCGTTCACCAGCACCCGGACCCCGAAGCCGAACGATTCGCCGTCATTGAGACCGGTGACGCGGTTCTCGCGGGTGCTGACCGACTGGTTGCGCACGTGGTGGACGCGCACGTCGGCGTAGCTCGCGCCGGCACTGCGCGCGGCGTCGAGGGCGAGGAGAGCCAGCTCCCTGACGGACGCGTCAGCCTGGGGCAGCGGCCGCGCCATCGCAGGGGTCACGAGGCCCGCGGCAGCGGCCGCAGCCGAGGTCTGCTTGACAAACTCCCGACGAGTCAGCGCCATGCGACACGCTCCGCCATGCCGGTGGATCGGGTGAAGCAGCCAATGTACGGCGACCGCGATTCGGCGCAATCCGTCACGACGGCTGACTTTGCGCCCGCCTCGCGGCCCGGGTAGTTTCTTCTCATCACATGGCTACACTGACCATTGACGGCCGGACGGTCACCGTCGCTGGCGGGGCGACCATCCTCGACGCCGCTCGTTCGCTGGGCATCGACGTGCCGACGCTCTGCTGGTATCCGAAGCTCCCCACCGTCGGCTCGTGCCGCATCTGTCTCGTGAGCGTCGAGGGGATGCCCAAGCTCGTCGCCGCCTGCGCCGGCAAGGCCGAGGACGGCATGGTCGTCGAGACCGAG
The Gemmatimonadales bacterium genome window above contains:
- a CDS encoding FHA domain-containing protein, whose product is MILHDERRRTDVTIEPAGARIGRDPALDVTFPDDESLVSALHARLWREGDGSWWIQDLGSTNGTWLNGRKLAASERLRSGDRFSLGQRGPGFRVTVPGEIKRTQQERPIDVSQPLLRLRRVSGGEDLIGMGDEILVGRAATCTIPLRTVADTVVSKRHAVVEIAGDGAATITDLESKNGTFVNGTQIIGKAMLRVGDRIMLGWHGPLFEVRILGPAMMAEGEGAAYHPELQPPKTLAGMVQAAQSMAREGGAVKTGVFMRAMARQMARESSVAFRVTVLGGMVGFFAAAIYVYQAAAKRTAAAESRLASTEHALAVQIREASEQRRRAQDELISLQRDLASARRSSVNRAVIDSLERRLRAAETRAARPEPEGGSGASADFARVALENQRAVGLVIVRTGIDSVMGSGFVITPSGYFVTNRHVVQGDAGATPRSIDVIMADTRTPLPADLIAVSAPNEPDIAVLRIRNYRGDVVRSVDWQGTGVHQGGPAALIGFPYGTQLAFDQTRFVRTSMFAGIISQVTAEYIRFGGTTFRGASGSPIFNAEGTVIAVHFGGLSEGQGLGFSVPVRRVLRYLPADARAEVGH
- a CDS encoding TldD/PmbA family protein — its product is MSAILTRDEMKAITDRVLALSHAESCRVSVNSGLQANTRFAANQFSTGGESVNASVSVRSTFGRRSASSSTNLLTDAGLQRVVQSSEALARLAPEDAEAMPELEPQTYRDVPAFFDTTANLDAAGRAEATMAVLGPSRRENLQAAGFLAQNAGSLAVANHRGLFGYHRSTAFGYTTTVRTADGTGSGWAGTSHNDWGQAHPSELAAIALRKARDSRNPVAIEPGRYTVVLEPTAVANLVQLLAGAMSARQADEGRSFFSKRGGGNKIGEPVVDPRVTLFSDPWDPDLLAAPFGGDGQPNERVTWVENGVLRNLNYDRFWAQRQNVRPTGGGFGGFGGGGGGLKMVGGEASLDDLIRSTDRGVLVTRFWYIRGLDPRTALYTGLTRDGTFLIENGRVTRAVKNFRFNESPVTMLSNLEMLGRPVRVSASESGDIGGAIVVPAIKTRDFNFQSVSDAV
- a CDS encoding TldD/PmbA family protein, which translates into the protein MALTRREFVKQTSAAAAAAGLVTPAMARPLPQADASVRELALLALDAARSAGASYADVRVHHVRNQSVSTRENRVTGLNDGESFGFGVRVLVNGAWGFSASSDLSRVEVQRVARAAAAQARANRRATQRPVVLAPSDPVPDGRWASPIRIDPFTVPIEQKVDLLLRANAEALRVRGARFVNSNMFFVKDERTYANTDGTFTVQSIYRSNPGMNVTAVASDNSDFQSRASDEVQAMGLGYEHLEQSRFVEQAPRWAEEAVQKLSARTVTPDRYDLILHPNHLWLTIHESVAHPLELDRALGYEANYAGTSFVAPPERMINQFRYGTDLMNIQADRRQEGALATIGWDDDGVPADQWLLIQNGIVKDYQTTREQVAWISNLTGVTRSHGCSYAQGWDDVQFQRMPNVSLLPGEPDLMAEDLIAATDRGIYILGRGAYSIDHQRYNFQFGGQVFYEIRGGRIVGMLKDVTYQARTPEFWNSMDLIGGRRSYFIGGSFNDGKGQPGQSNAVSHGCVPARFRNVNVINTGRGL